The genomic stretch CCGTTCCGTCTGCGGCTTCCCGGCGGCCGTGACCTCCCGGCGGCGCAGGCCGTTCTTGCCTTCCAGCGTCTTCTGCAGGCTGTACTCCAGGCCCGAACGGCCCACGAGGTCCCCCTGCGTGTAGCCGTCCTCCTTCACCTGCGATTCGGACGCTTCCTGCACGTACCCCAGGAGGTGCGCGGCCATCTTGCCCTGCGGGTACACCCGTTCAACGCGCTCGCGCAGTTCCAGGCTGGGCACGAGCACCGTGTACTCGTACAGCGCCGCCAGCCGCTCCTGCGGGATGTTCCGCGCCAGGACCGTTGCCGGTTCCCGCTCGTAATCCGGTTCGCGCGGCTGCCCGCCGACCAGTACGTCCCCCCCAATGCCCGCGAGGTACACGATCTTGTCCCACCCGGGAATGGGCGTCTCACGCTCGGACTTGCGCAGGCGCCCGGTGTACACCAGGTCCACCGCCAGCCGGTTCGTGGCCAGCAGCACCCCGTCCCGCGTGCGGATCTCGCCGCGCAGGGCACGCAGCACCTCGTCCCGCTGGTAGTTGCTGGCCGAACGCACCGCGAACTGATCGTGCAGCGACACCTGCAGGTAGTACAGGCGCACGCCCAGCAGCGCCAGCGCCATGCTGAACCCCAGCGCGATCTTCTGCACCCGCGTGCCGCCCGCCACGCGCGGCGCGGTCAGGCCCGCCCCCGCGCGGCGCCGCAACCGGTCCCGCCGGTCCCAGACCCGGTCGGCGCGACTCACGCGAGCTGCTCCTCGACCGTCACGCGCGGCCCGAACGTCCACGCCAGCAGCCGCTCCCACAGCGGGAACAGCAGGAACGTCCCCACGAACACCAGCGGCGGCGTGACCGCCAGCATCTGCGGCGTCACCAGCGGCTCACGCAGCCAGTACGTCAGGAACAGGAACACCAGCCACTGCCCCGCCACGCCCAGCAGCACGCCCAGCAGCGCCTGCACCAGCCCCGCGTCCGACAGGTACCGCCGCGCCCACACCACCAGCAGCGCCGCGCCCGCCAGGCCCGCCGCGTGCAGGCCCAGCGTCCCGCCGCCCAGCACGTCCTGCGTGAACCCC from Deinococcus soli (ex Cha et al. 2016) encodes the following:
- the mreD gene encoding rod shape-determining protein MreD, which gives rise to MIRPVTGRGSVRWARLVVYLLLLLLAQGLLARLSDAVGVPTPDLFLLTAVGLAARLSPVSALLAAYGLGFTQDVLGGGTLGLHAAGLAGAALLVVWARRYLSDAGLVQALLGVLLGVAGQWLVFLFLTYWLREPLVTPQMLAVTPPLVFVGTFLLFPLWERLLAWTFGPRVTVEEQLA